From Streptomyces sp. TLI_053, a single genomic window includes:
- a CDS encoding DUF3103 family protein, producing MSQSRLRRAVVALTALPLLALGAGQAVAAPTPAPAPAATSKVTAIEDEVARTLAASLADPALREHLRSATAAAPAGAELAPLAAGLSGAAARGLAATTARADLGVAAAKGLGADLGPLLRVQLADPSMRAALDAGAAPLVATAGTDEHARTVRAYDTAGRARALDAATLPTRPVYLVDIDTAKALNAGIDLLQRELAARGVGSAASAPAAVQAAGWWGTKITSVRVNDDEEPWFKGAAEMFSLVSGFGQDGKVRVDSVAMPYLQYDGTTYYPNQILVNWSNYKYNLADVVLMEDDGDTNYLALAQAVAAVLLTIADQGAYIPLVNAVLAALPSSWWTDDPDYVESWYTLARTSTGQLNGARGNGWMTVEPYWVSQL from the coding sequence ATGTCCCAGTCCCGCCTGCGGCGCGCCGTTGTCGCGCTGACGGCCCTGCCCCTGCTCGCGCTCGGCGCGGGCCAGGCCGTGGCCGCCCCGACCCCGGCCCCCGCCCCCGCCGCCACCTCGAAGGTGACCGCGATCGAGGACGAGGTGGCCCGCACCCTCGCCGCCTCCCTCGCTGACCCCGCCCTGCGCGAGCACCTGCGCTCCGCCACCGCCGCCGCACCCGCCGGCGCCGAACTCGCCCCGCTGGCCGCCGGCCTGTCCGGCGCCGCCGCCCGCGGTCTCGCCGCCACCACCGCCCGCGCGGACCTCGGCGTCGCCGCCGCCAAGGGCCTCGGCGCCGACCTCGGCCCGCTGCTGCGGGTCCAGCTGGCAGACCCGTCGATGCGGGCCGCCCTGGACGCCGGCGCCGCGCCGCTGGTGGCCACCGCCGGCACCGACGAGCACGCCCGCACCGTCCGCGCCTACGACACCGCCGGCCGGGCCCGCGCCCTCGACGCGGCCACCCTGCCCACCCGCCCGGTCTACCTGGTCGACATCGACACGGCCAAGGCGCTGAACGCCGGGATCGACCTGCTCCAGCGGGAGTTGGCCGCCCGCGGCGTCGGCTCCGCCGCGTCGGCCCCGGCCGCGGTCCAGGCCGCCGGCTGGTGGGGCACCAAGATCACCTCCGTCCGGGTGAACGACGACGAGGAGCCCTGGTTCAAGGGCGCCGCCGAGATGTTCAGCCTGGTCTCCGGCTTCGGCCAGGACGGCAAGGTCCGCGTCGACTCGGTCGCCATGCCGTACCTCCAGTACGACGGCACGACCTACTACCCGAACCAGATCCTGGTCAACTGGTCGAACTACAAGTACAACCTGGCCGACGTCGTCCTGATGGAGGACGACGGCGACACCAACTACCTGGCCCTCGCCCAGGCCGTCGCCGCCGTCCTGCTCACCATCGCCGACCAGGGCGCCTACATCCCGCTGGTCAACGCCGTCCTCGCGGCGCTGCCCTCGTCCTGGTGGACCGACGACCCGGACTACGTGGAGTCCTGGTACACCCTCGCCCGCACCAGCACCGGCCAGCTCAACGGTGCCCGGGGCAACGGCTGGATGACCGTCGAGCCCTACTGGGTCAGCCAGCTCTGA
- a CDS encoding GNAT family N-acetyltransferase → MTMESDSTDRPASPAAAPLLQARNSAAFWAATGRSRGHEVIRRRGLLAVAGDERAGLRILIQEPDLDPDEVAEVGELLRRAVGPVTVEDPFSSTDLGHLGMRTWQMPVMLRPPGPVDAPALDVVRVRNPEDLRAAERVVIEGFELDGFEPHRPGELFPEALVEHPGVDVFLASIDGVTAGAGVSVVAGGVASHYWIATSASFRSRGVGRAVMLGALAGVADLPATLTASKLGRPLYESLGYTVAAPSTWWSAPSGTA, encoded by the coding sequence ATGACCATGGAATCCGACTCGACCGACCGGCCCGCCTCCCCGGCCGCGGCACCGCTGCTCCAGGCCCGCAACTCCGCCGCCTTCTGGGCGGCGACCGGCCGGAGCCGGGGACACGAGGTGATCCGGCGCCGCGGTCTCCTCGCCGTGGCCGGTGACGAGCGCGCGGGCCTGCGGATCCTGATCCAGGAGCCCGACCTCGACCCGGACGAGGTCGCCGAGGTGGGCGAGCTGCTCCGCCGGGCTGTCGGGCCGGTGACCGTCGAGGACCCGTTCAGCTCGACGGACCTGGGCCACCTGGGCATGCGCACCTGGCAGATGCCGGTCATGCTGCGCCCGCCCGGCCCCGTCGACGCCCCGGCACTGGACGTGGTCCGGGTCCGGAACCCCGAGGACCTCCGGGCGGCCGAGCGGGTCGTGATCGAGGGTTTCGAGCTGGACGGCTTCGAGCCCCACCGCCCCGGTGAGCTCTTCCCGGAGGCGCTGGTCGAACACCCGGGTGTGGACGTGTTCCTCGCCTCGATCGACGGTGTCACCGCGGGCGCCGGCGTGAGCGTCGTGGCCGGCGGCGTCGCCAGCCACTACTGGATCGCCACCTCCGCGTCCTTCCGCTCGCGCGGCGTGGGCCGGGCCGTCATGCTCGGTGCCCTCGCCGGGGTGGCGGACCTCCCGGCCACCCTCACCGCCTCGAAGCTGGGCAGGCCGCTGTACGAGTCGCTGGGGTACACGGTCGCGGCCCCCTCGACCTGGTGGTCCGCACCCTCCGGGACGGCGTAG
- a CDS encoding NUDIX domain-containing protein yields MARRDYEDDPDAPEVNSLVPAASVVVVDDAGRVLLQRRTDNGMWALPGGVMEIGESIAGCAVRETWEETGIEIEITGIVGTYTDPRHVFAYDDGEVRQEFSVCLLGRPLGGELRVSGESHEVAWFAPDGTDGLPMRPNIRRRLADWRSGAIPVVR; encoded by the coding sequence GTGGCCAGGCGTGACTACGAGGACGATCCGGACGCCCCGGAGGTCAACTCCCTCGTCCCGGCGGCCTCGGTCGTCGTGGTCGACGACGCGGGCCGTGTCCTCCTCCAGCGCCGCACCGACAACGGGATGTGGGCCCTGCCGGGCGGCGTGATGGAGATCGGTGAGTCGATCGCCGGGTGCGCTGTCCGGGAGACGTGGGAGGAGACCGGCATCGAGATCGAGATCACCGGGATCGTCGGTACCTACACCGATCCCCGTCATGTCTTCGCGTACGACGACGGCGAGGTCCGCCAGGAGTTCTCCGTCTGCCTTCTCGGGCGCCCGCTCGGCGGGGAGTTGCGGGTGTCCGGCGAGTCCCACGAAGTGGCGTGGTTCGCGCCGGACGGGACGGACGGGCTGCCGATGCGCCCGAACATCCGCAGGCGGTTGGCCGACTGGCGCTCCGGCGCGATCCCCGTGGTGCGTTAG
- the hrpB gene encoding ATP-dependent helicase HrpB, with amino-acid sequence MPLDRSAGAAWRDLPVRTALPALHEALDGPGTAVLAAPPGTGKTTLVPLALAGLLDDGRPVRRVLVAEPRRLAVRAAAHRMAWLLGSSVGREVGYTVRGERRVGPGTAVEVVTTGVLLQRLQRDQELPGVDVVVLDECHERHLDADTALAFLLDVRAALRPELRIVCASATSDTAAWAELLDGAPVVEAHGVSHPVEVVWAPPPRAVRPAHGTRVDFALLDHVAATVRRALDEREGDVLCFLPGVGEIARVAGQLGGAPAEVLQLHGRAPQTVQDAALTPSASRRVVLSTAVAESSLTVPGVRIVVDAGLAREPRTDHARGLAALVTVRASLAAARQRAGRAGREAPGTVYRCWHEAEDARAARFPTPEIALADLTSFALRAAVWGDPDATGLALPDRPPAGAMAAARETLLALGAVDADGRATERGGRLARTGLHPRLARALVDGAPAVGARRAAEVVALLSEEPPRALGDDLGAVWRAVKASRDPYAGRWRDEVRRLLRATSDEPATALDDATAVGLVVALAFPERIARARVERPEPGQRSPYLMASGTAAELAPGTTLGSLPWLAVAAADRPAGAHSARILHAAALDEETALLAGAPLLASRAEVHWDTRHGEVVSRRVEALGAVELAEKPLERPDAALVRAAVLEGLTREGVSALLTFPSNLRERLAFLHTAIGNPWPDVSDSALLERAEEWLEPELSRARRRADLARINTTDALQRLLPWASGQAGRLDELAPERITVPTGSKIRVDYGTGRPVLSVKLQELFGWKAAPALAGGRVPLTVQLLSPAGRPAAVTGDLEGFWKNGYHAVRADLRGRYPRHPWPEDPTTAEPTRRTNARK; translated from the coding sequence TTGCCACTCGACCGATCAGCAGGGGCGGCCTGGCGCGACCTGCCGGTCCGCACCGCCCTGCCCGCGCTGCACGAGGCGCTGGACGGGCCCGGCACCGCCGTGCTCGCCGCACCGCCCGGCACCGGCAAGACCACCCTGGTGCCGCTCGCCCTCGCCGGACTGCTCGACGACGGCCGGCCCGTCCGCCGGGTGCTGGTCGCCGAACCGCGCCGGCTCGCCGTCCGGGCCGCCGCCCACCGGATGGCCTGGCTGCTCGGCTCCTCCGTGGGCCGCGAGGTCGGGTACACCGTGCGCGGCGAGCGCCGCGTCGGCCCGGGGACCGCGGTCGAGGTGGTCACCACCGGCGTGCTGCTGCAACGCCTCCAGCGCGACCAGGAGCTGCCCGGCGTCGACGTCGTCGTGCTCGACGAGTGCCACGAACGCCACCTGGACGCCGACACCGCGCTCGCCTTCCTGCTCGACGTCCGCGCCGCCCTGCGGCCCGAGCTGCGGATCGTCTGCGCCTCCGCCACCTCCGACACCGCGGCCTGGGCCGAACTCCTGGACGGCGCGCCGGTGGTCGAGGCGCACGGTGTCTCGCACCCGGTCGAGGTGGTGTGGGCGCCGCCGCCGCGCGCCGTCCGGCCCGCGCACGGCACCCGGGTGGACTTCGCCCTGCTCGACCACGTCGCGGCGACGGTGCGGCGGGCCCTGGACGAACGCGAGGGGGACGTGCTCTGCTTCCTGCCCGGTGTCGGCGAGATCGCCCGGGTCGCCGGGCAGTTGGGCGGGGCACCGGCCGAGGTGCTGCAACTGCACGGGCGTGCGCCGCAGACCGTGCAGGACGCCGCGCTCACCCCCTCCGCCTCCCGCCGCGTCGTCCTGTCCACCGCCGTCGCCGAGTCCTCGCTCACCGTGCCCGGGGTCCGGATCGTGGTCGACGCCGGACTCGCCCGGGAACCCCGCACCGACCACGCCCGGGGGCTCGCCGCCCTGGTCACCGTCCGCGCCTCGCTCGCCGCCGCCCGCCAGCGCGCCGGCCGCGCGGGCCGCGAGGCGCCCGGCACCGTCTACCGCTGCTGGCACGAGGCCGAGGACGCCCGCGCCGCCCGCTTCCCGACCCCCGAGATCGCGCTCGCCGACCTGACGTCGTTCGCCCTCCGGGCGGCCGTGTGGGGCGACCCGGACGCCACCGGACTCGCCCTGCCCGACCGCCCGCCGGCGGGCGCGATGGCCGCCGCCCGGGAGACGCTGCTCGCCCTCGGGGCGGTGGACGCGGACGGCCGGGCGACGGAGCGCGGCGGGCGGCTCGCCCGCACCGGGCTGCACCCGCGGCTGGCCCGTGCCCTGGTCGACGGCGCGCCCGCCGTGGGGGCCCGGCGGGCGGCCGAGGTGGTCGCGCTGCTCTCCGAGGAGCCGCCGCGGGCGCTGGGGGACGACCTCGGCGCGGTGTGGCGCGCGGTGAAGGCCTCCCGCGACCCCTACGCGGGCCGCTGGCGCGACGAAGTCCGCCGCCTGCTGCGCGCCACCTCCGACGAACCCGCCACCGCGCTGGACGACGCCACCGCCGTCGGCCTCGTCGTCGCCCTGGCCTTCCCCGAACGAATCGCCCGCGCGAGGGTCGAGCGGCCCGAACCCGGCCAGCGCAGCCCGTACCTGATGGCCTCGGGCACCGCCGCCGAACTCGCCCCCGGCACCACCCTGGGCTCACTCCCCTGGCTCGCCGTCGCGGCGGCCGACCGCCCGGCCGGCGCGCACTCGGCCCGGATCCTGCACGCCGCCGCCCTCGACGAGGAGACCGCCCTGCTCGCCGGCGCGCCGCTCCTCGCCTCCCGCGCCGAGGTCCACTGGGACACCCGTCACGGCGAGGTCGTCTCCCGCCGGGTCGAAGCCCTCGGCGCCGTCGAACTCGCCGAGAAGCCACTCGAGCGCCCCGACGCCGCTCTCGTCCGGGCGGCCGTCCTCGAAGGCCTCACCCGCGAGGGCGTGAGCGCCCTGCTGACCTTCCCGTCCAACCTGCGCGAACGCCTCGCCTTCCTCCACACTGCCATCGGCAACCCCTGGCCCGACGTCTCCGATTCCGCCCTGCTGGAACGCGCCGAGGAGTGGCTGGAACCCGAGCTGTCCCGAGCCCGCCGCCGCGCCGACCTGGCGAGGATCAACACGACCGACGCCCTGCAACGCCTGCTCCCCTGGGCGAGCGGCCAGGCCGGCCGCCTCGACGAGTTGGCCCCCGAACGCATCACCGTGCCCACCGGCTCGAAGATCCGGGTCGACTACGGCACCGGGCGCCCCGTGCTGTCGGTGAAGTTGCAGGAGCTCTTCGGCTGGAAGGCCGCCCCGGCCCTGGCCGGCGGACGCGTCCCGCTCACCGTGCAGTTGTTGTCCCCCGCCGGCCGCCCCGCCGCCGTCACCGGTGATCTGGAGGGTTTCTGGAAGAACGGCTATCACGCCGTCAGGGCGGATCTCCGGGGCCGCTACCCCCGCCACCCCTGGCCCGAGGACCCGACCACGGCCGAGCCGACCAGGCGCACCAACGCCAGGAAGTAG
- a CDS encoding class I SAM-dependent methyltransferase — protein sequence MGLLTVTGTPLPEPDDLDEDGDDAVRRSAGAGESSRASRHWWDRNADEYQDEHGEFLGDDRFTWCPEGLDEADARLLGEVSGKDVLEIGAGAAQCSRWLTARGARPVALDISYRQLQHSRRIDLARGTAPVAVVQADAAVLPFADGAFDLACSAYGAVPFSADTEALMREVHRVLRPGGRWVFSVTHPIRWAFPDEPGVEGLTAVSSYFDRTPYVEEDEQGRASYVEHHRTLGDRVRELVAAGFRLVDLVEPEWPEGHEQDWGGWSPLRGRLIPGTAIFVAERG from the coding sequence ATGGGCCTTCTCACCGTGACCGGCACCCCCCTCCCCGAGCCCGACGATCTTGACGAGGACGGCGACGACGCGGTAAGGAGGTCCGCCGGCGCCGGCGAGAGCAGCCGTGCCAGCCGCCACTGGTGGGACCGCAACGCCGACGAGTACCAGGACGAGCACGGCGAGTTCCTCGGCGACGACCGCTTCACCTGGTGCCCCGAGGGCCTCGACGAGGCCGACGCCCGCCTGCTCGGCGAGGTCTCCGGGAAGGACGTGCTGGAGATCGGCGCCGGCGCCGCCCAGTGCTCGCGCTGGCTGACCGCCCGCGGCGCCCGCCCGGTCGCCCTCGACATCTCCTACCGCCAGCTCCAGCACTCCCGCCGGATCGACCTCGCCCGCGGCACCGCACCCGTGGCCGTGGTCCAGGCCGACGCCGCCGTCCTCCCGTTCGCCGACGGCGCCTTCGACCTCGCCTGCTCCGCCTACGGAGCCGTCCCGTTCAGCGCCGACACCGAGGCCCTGATGCGCGAGGTGCACCGGGTGCTGCGGCCCGGCGGGCGCTGGGTCTTCTCGGTCACCCACCCGATCCGCTGGGCCTTCCCCGACGAACCCGGCGTCGAGGGCCTCACCGCGGTCTCCTCCTACTTCGACCGCACCCCGTACGTGGAGGAGGACGAACAGGGCCGCGCCAGCTACGTCGAGCACCACCGCACCCTCGGCGACCGGGTCCGCGAACTCGTCGCCGCCGGCTTCCGGCTGGTCGACCTCGTCGAGCCCGAGTGGCCGGAGGGGCACGAGCAGGACTGGGGCGGCTGGTCCCCGCTGCGCGGGCGGCTCATCCCCGGCACCGCGATCTTCGTCGCCGAACGGGGCTGA
- the rpsA gene encoding 30S ribosomal protein S1, whose protein sequence is MTSPTDSSLSTTPQVALNDIGDAEAFLAAIDETIKYFNDGDIVEGVIVKVDRDEVLLDIGYKTEGVIPSRELSIKHDVDPHEVVAVGDNIEALVLQKEDKEGRLILSKKRAQYERAWGTIEKIKEEDGIVTGTVIEVVKGGLILDIGLRGFLPASLVEMRRVRDLQPYVGKELEAKIIELDKNRNNVVLSRRAWLEQTQSEVRQTFLTTLQKGQVRSGVVSSIVNFGAFVDLGGVDGLVHVSELSWKHIDHPSEVVEVGQEVTVEVLDVDMDRERVSLSLKATQEDPWQQFARTHQIGQVVPGKVTKLVPFGAFVRVDEGIEGLVHISELAERHVEIPEQVVQVGDEIFVKVIDIDLERRRISLSLKQANEALGANPAEVEFDPTLYGMAASYDDQGNYIYPEGFDPEANDWLPGFEKQREEWERQYAEAQTRFEQHQAQVIKSREADAEAAAEGGDAVAAAAGGSYSSSSDEGSGALASDEALAALREKLAGGQS, encoded by the coding sequence ATGACGAGCCCCACCGACTCCTCCCTCAGCACCACCCCGCAGGTCGCGCTGAACGACATCGGCGACGCCGAGGCGTTCCTGGCCGCGATCGACGAGACCATCAAGTACTTCAACGATGGCGACATCGTCGAGGGCGTCATCGTGAAGGTCGACCGTGACGAGGTCCTCCTCGACATCGGTTACAAGACCGAGGGCGTCATCCCGTCCCGCGAGCTGTCGATCAAGCACGACGTCGACCCGCACGAGGTCGTCGCCGTCGGCGACAACATCGAGGCCCTGGTTCTCCAGAAGGAGGACAAGGAGGGTCGTCTCATCCTGTCCAAGAAGCGCGCTCAGTACGAGCGTGCCTGGGGCACGATCGAGAAGATCAAGGAAGAGGACGGCATCGTCACCGGTACCGTCATCGAGGTCGTCAAGGGTGGTCTCATCCTCGACATCGGCCTCCGTGGCTTCCTGCCGGCCTCGCTCGTCGAGATGCGTCGCGTCCGCGACCTCCAGCCCTACGTGGGCAAGGAGCTCGAGGCCAAGATCATCGAGCTGGACAAGAACCGCAACAACGTGGTCCTGTCCCGCCGTGCCTGGCTGGAGCAGACCCAGAGCGAGGTCCGCCAGACCTTCCTCACCACCCTGCAGAAGGGCCAGGTGCGCTCCGGCGTCGTCTCCTCGATCGTCAACTTCGGTGCCTTCGTGGACCTGGGTGGCGTCGACGGCCTGGTGCACGTCTCCGAGCTGTCCTGGAAGCACATCGACCACCCGTCCGAGGTTGTCGAGGTCGGCCAGGAGGTCACCGTCGAGGTTCTCGACGTGGACATGGACCGCGAGCGCGTCTCCCTGTCGCTGAAGGCGACCCAGGAGGACCCGTGGCAGCAGTTCGCCCGTACCCACCAGATCGGCCAGGTCGTTCCGGGTAAGGTCACCAAGCTGGTTCCGTTCGGTGCGTTCGTCCGCGTGGACGAGGGCATCGAGGGTCTGGTCCACATCTCCGAGCTGGCCGAGCGCCACGTCGAGATCCCGGAGCAGGTCGTCCAGGTCGGCGACGAGATCTTCGTCAAGGTCATCGACATCGACCTCGAGCGTCGCCGCATCAGCCTCTCGCTGAAGCAGGCCAACGAGGCGCTGGGTGCCAACCCGGCCGAGGTCGAGTTCGACCCGACCCTCTACGGCATGGCCGCGTCGTACGACGACCAGGGCAACTACATCTACCCGGAGGGCTTCGACCCCGAGGCGAACGACTGGCTGCCCGGCTTCGAGAAGCAGCGCGAGGAGTGGGAGCGGCAGTACGCCGAGGCCCAGACCCGCTTCGAGCAGCACCAGGCCCAGGTCATCAAGAGCCGCGAGGCCGACGCGGAGGCCGCTGCCGAGGGTGGCGACGCCGTTGCCGCCGCGGCCGGTGGCTCCTACTCGTCCAGCAGCGACGAGGGCTCGGGCGCCCTGGCCTCGGACGAGGCCCTGGCCGCCCTGCGCGAGAAGCTGGCCGGTGGCCAGAGCTGA
- a CDS encoding MMPL family transporter codes for MTPASPLVPDAGTSADPRVAGRLAALGRFCYRQRRWVLGFWAVVLVIGVLIGGRVFEGTVAGASSASAEADRGSAVVAAADPARGTVTAVVDGRSVDDTAVRDAVTRATAEIAALPGVSSVVDAYGPGPGSGALRSADGNASLVSVRMADSSTSAQAGAVNQRLAAIGAEVRPGGGKVTVGGDLVLQDEVKKQTEKDTRFGEIVTLPLTLIVMVLVFGGLAAASLPVIGAVASVGGALLAMFGFSRIMDIDTSVLPIATVLGLGLSIDYALLMVNRFREERGHGASISAAVERTAATAGRTVAFSGLTVAVALSGLFVFTSPVLGAVAAAGVSVVVIAVAAALTLVPALLGFAGRRIRTPAAPVPDEGFFSRTVRRVRKRAVLVALVCTGVLMAAGAPFLHAEMRNSGAAVLPASSAGRQVAETVDQRFPQASAAPITVVVQSGATVAQAYADDVVAQLPGVSGVRAVTPVSDTVSTVDVLVHGDPQGAEAKQVVKELRADRGGLTTQVTGGAASVVDFQDELLTRGPIALGLVALGTLVLLFLMTGSVVMPVKALLMNLLSLGASLGALTLVFQDGWFSGLLGFSPTGGLETFIPVLVFAFAFGLSMDYEVFLLARIKELRDKGHSCTRAVELGVQRSGRIITSAALLMVIVFAGFALGDMLMVKQMGIALAVAVAVDATLVRCLLVPAAMSFFGEFNWWAPRPLRRLHDRFGLSEHVELPELAPAVLPAQRPAEELVGTAS; via the coding sequence GTGACCCCCGCTTCCCCCCTCGTCCCCGACGCCGGTACGTCCGCCGACCCCCGGGTCGCCGGACGTCTCGCCGCCCTCGGCCGGTTCTGCTACCGGCAGCGGCGCTGGGTCCTCGGGTTCTGGGCGGTCGTCCTGGTCATAGGCGTGCTGATCGGCGGCCGGGTCTTCGAGGGCACGGTGGCCGGCGCCTCCTCCGCCTCCGCCGAGGCGGACCGGGGCAGCGCGGTCGTCGCCGCCGCCGACCCGGCCCGGGGCACCGTCACCGCCGTGGTGGACGGCCGCTCCGTGGACGACACCGCCGTGCGCGACGCCGTCACCCGGGCCACCGCCGAGATCGCGGCCCTGCCCGGGGTCTCCTCGGTGGTCGACGCCTACGGCCCCGGCCCGGGTTCCGGGGCGCTCCGCTCGGCCGACGGCAACGCGAGCCTGGTCTCGGTGCGGATGGCGGACAGCAGCACCTCCGCGCAGGCCGGCGCCGTGAACCAGCGGCTGGCCGCGATCGGCGCCGAAGTCCGGCCCGGTGGTGGCAAGGTGACCGTCGGCGGGGACCTCGTGCTCCAGGACGAGGTCAAGAAGCAGACCGAGAAGGACACCCGCTTCGGCGAGATCGTGACCCTGCCGCTCACCCTGATCGTGATGGTCCTGGTGTTCGGCGGCCTGGCCGCCGCGAGCCTGCCGGTGATCGGGGCCGTCGCCTCGGTGGGCGGGGCGCTGCTGGCCATGTTCGGCTTCAGCAGGATCATGGACATCGACACCAGTGTGCTGCCGATCGCCACCGTGCTGGGGCTCGGACTCTCGATCGACTACGCGCTGCTCATGGTGAATCGTTTCCGCGAGGAACGCGGGCACGGAGCGTCGATCTCCGCCGCCGTGGAGCGGACCGCCGCCACCGCCGGGCGCACCGTCGCCTTCTCCGGACTGACCGTCGCCGTCGCCCTGTCCGGGCTGTTCGTCTTCACCAGTCCGGTGCTCGGGGCGGTCGCCGCGGCCGGGGTGAGCGTCGTGGTGATCGCGGTGGCCGCCGCGCTGACGCTGGTGCCCGCGCTGCTCGGCTTCGCCGGGCGCCGGATCAGGACACCCGCTGCGCCCGTCCCCGACGAGGGTTTCTTCAGCCGGACCGTGCGCCGGGTCCGCAAGCGGGCCGTGCTGGTCGCACTGGTCTGCACCGGGGTGCTGATGGCCGCCGGGGCGCCGTTCCTGCACGCCGAGATGCGCAACTCCGGTGCCGCCGTGCTGCCCGCCTCCTCGGCGGGCCGGCAGGTCGCCGAGACCGTCGACCAGCGCTTCCCGCAGGCCTCGGCCGCCCCGATCACGGTGGTGGTGCAGAGCGGTGCGACGGTCGCCCAGGCCTACGCGGACGACGTGGTGGCCCAGTTGCCCGGCGTCAGCGGGGTGCGGGCCGTCACCCCGGTGAGCGACACCGTCTCCACCGTCGACGTCCTGGTGCACGGCGACCCGCAGGGCGCGGAGGCCAAGCAGGTCGTCAAGGAGCTGCGCGCGGACCGGGGCGGGCTGACCACCCAGGTGACCGGCGGGGCGGCCTCGGTGGTCGACTTCCAGGACGAACTGCTCACCCGGGGGCCGATCGCGCTCGGCCTGGTGGCGCTCGGGACCCTGGTCCTGCTCTTCCTGATGACCGGCTCGGTGGTGATGCCGGTCAAGGCCCTGCTGATGAACCTGCTCTCGCTGGGCGCCTCGCTCGGCGCGCTGACCCTGGTGTTCCAGGACGGCTGGTTCAGCGGGCTGCTCGGCTTCAGTCCGACCGGCGGGCTGGAGACCTTCATCCCGGTCCTGGTGTTCGCGTTCGCCTTCGGGCTGTCGATGGACTACGAGGTCTTCCTGCTGGCCCGGATCAAGGAGCTGCGGGACAAGGGGCACAGCTGTACCCGGGCGGTGGAGCTGGGCGTCCAGCGCAGCGGTCGGATCATCACCTCGGCGGCGCTGCTGATGGTGATCGTCTTCGCCGGCTTCGCCCTCGGCGACATGCTGATGGTCAAGCAGATGGGCATCGCGCTGGCCGTCGCCGTCGCGGTCGACGCGACCCTGGTCCGCTGTCTGCTGGTGCCGGCCGCGATGAGCTTCTTCGGCGAGTTCAACTGGTGGGCGCCGCGCCCGCTGCGGCGGTTGCACGACCGGTTCGGGCTGAGCGAGCACGTCGAGCTGCCGGAGCTGGCCCCGGCCGTGCTGCCGGCGCAGCGTCCGGCGGAGGAACTGGTCGGCACGGCCTCGTAG
- a CDS encoding MarR family transcriptional regulator translates to MNSPHPETLELAADLRGAIGELVRALRPDDALPQNQAGVLGLLVRDDRARTVAELAVLQRVRHQSMARTVALLTEAGLVTQQPHTTDRRKLLVTATEAGRAALYEQRARREARIASAIEARLSPDERETLRSAVALLRRLP, encoded by the coding sequence GTGAACAGCCCGCACCCCGAGACCCTCGAACTCGCCGCCGACCTGCGCGGCGCCATCGGCGAACTGGTCCGCGCACTGCGCCCCGACGACGCGCTGCCGCAGAACCAGGCCGGCGTCCTCGGTCTGCTGGTCCGCGACGACCGCGCCCGCACCGTCGCCGAACTGGCCGTCCTCCAGCGCGTCCGGCACCAGTCGATGGCCCGCACGGTCGCACTGCTCACCGAGGCCGGCCTGGTCACCCAGCAGCCGCACACCACCGACCGCCGCAAACTGCTGGTCACCGCCACCGAGGCCGGCCGCGCCGCCCTGTACGAGCAGCGCGCCCGCCGCGAGGCACGGATCGCCTCGGCGATCGAGGCCCGCCTCAGCCCCGACGAGCGCGAGACCCTGCGCAGCGCCGTCGCCCTGCTCCGCCGCCTGCCCTGA
- a CDS encoding MBL fold metallo-hydrolase, whose translation MRITKFGHACVRLEHGGTTVVVDPGSFTDPAALAGADAVLITHEHVDHFEEARLRAALEADPELRVWTNKDVAGKLDGVGRRVAAVGEGDAFDLGGIPVSVHGEWHAVIHPDIPLVRNIGFLFDGRLFHPGDALLVPPGPVDTLLLPIAAPWTKVGELVDYVREAGARQAVPVHDAVLSPVGLAVHTRLIGPGGPGGAELRTLGEGESLDVG comes from the coding sequence ATGCGGATCACCAAGTTCGGACATGCCTGTGTACGCCTCGAGCACGGGGGGACGACCGTGGTCGTCGACCCCGGATCGTTCACCGACCCCGCCGCCCTGGCCGGTGCGGACGCCGTCCTGATCACCCACGAGCACGTCGACCACTTCGAGGAGGCCCGGCTGCGGGCCGCCCTGGAGGCGGACCCGGAGCTGCGGGTGTGGACCAACAAGGACGTGGCCGGGAAGCTGGACGGGGTCGGCCGGCGGGTGGCGGCGGTCGGCGAGGGCGACGCCTTCGACCTCGGCGGGATCCCGGTCTCGGTGCACGGCGAGTGGCACGCCGTCATCCATCCGGACATCCCGCTGGTGCGGAACATCGGCTTCCTGTTCGACGGGCGGCTGTTCCACCCCGGTGACGCGCTGCTCGTCCCGCCGGGACCGGTGGACACCCTGCTGCTGCCGATCGCCGCGCCGTGGACCAAGGTCGGCGAGCTCGTCGACTACGTCCGCGAGGCCGGGGCGCGGCAGGCGGTGCCGGTGCACGACGCGGTGCTCAGCCCGGTCGGCCTCGCCGTGCACACCCGGCTGATCGGCCCGGGCGGCCCGGGTGGCGCGGAGCTGCGCACCCTGGGCGAGGGCGAGAGCCTCGACGTGGGGTGA